One genomic window of Desulfuromonas sp. AOP6 includes the following:
- a CDS encoding serine/threonine-protein kinase yields MMLSRRIFAPWLAGLLLLLLVLLAVLFNASPLRRLDYPLLDVLSRYRPLPATGQVAVVAIDQASLAEMGAWPWSRSLLARMVERLTEQKTRAIGIYLPLTYPEAAPALDRVRKLKSQLFSPDGPPVSVEKEAMATLLGQMEADLDGDAALARALAASKVVLPVLFEFSGEEAQMPGPLTGQPPWTIPAPDTTSDLASLLGALRHPLATMAYPLPRASAIVPPFRPLSNAATALGHLLLLPDEDGAVRRVPLFVAVGDRFVPSLPLSLAAVSLGVPPSTWKMVDDRRDFFGLELKSVRVSTDHGFRLLLPSASPGETMPVFSAARLLAGEVPAAALHGKTVLIGLSAPDQASYLPGPGSGSLPAVLVGAQAVATILSGATVVVPPWGWVLEVAVLLYFGFFLLLVLPRVSLRVGAMILTIFLATWYGLSIALMVSLGYWVSPLSATCFAVAGFMLLGFSRWFAAARERSEKAITNKLQGVTLQGQGMLDLAQEKFMACPPHDASVRELLYSLGLDFERKRMFHKAVAVYEHIARHGKFRDVSARLEKLRKGANPVSFGTNGRHESTLVLDPGAITPTLGRYEVLRELGQGAMGTVYLGRDPRINREVAIKTLSYAAIEPEKLAEVKERFFREAEAAGRLNHPNIVTIYDVGEDHDMAYMAMELLEGGDLSRHCQKGRLLPPAEVLRIVSKVAGALEYAHEHEVVHRDIKPGNIMLTSSGQVKVTDFGIARLVPTSRTQTGVILGTPSYMSPEQVAGKKVDGRSDLFSLGVVFYELLSGEKPFEGDSLGALMFTIANGSYTPLREIAPDVPDCCLPVVEKLLTKAQTRRYANAGQVLKHLQACLQEIG; encoded by the coding sequence ATGATGCTCTCTCGCCGCATTTTCGCCCCCTGGCTTGCTGGTCTGCTGCTCCTGCTGCTGGTTCTGCTGGCGGTTTTGTTCAATGCTTCCCCGCTGCGCCGTCTTGACTACCCCCTGCTGGATGTTCTCAGTCGCTATCGTCCCCTCCCGGCCACCGGGCAGGTCGCCGTTGTGGCTATCGACCAGGCCAGCCTGGCCGAAATGGGGGCCTGGCCCTGGTCCCGCAGTCTTCTGGCCCGCATGGTGGAGCGTCTGACGGAGCAAAAGACTCGCGCTATCGGGATCTATCTCCCGCTGACCTACCCAGAAGCCGCGCCGGCCCTTGACAGGGTTCGAAAATTGAAAAGCCAACTCTTTTCTCCTGATGGACCACCGGTTTCAGTGGAAAAGGAGGCGATGGCGACCCTGCTAGGCCAGATGGAGGCAGACCTGGACGGAGACGCAGCCCTTGCCCGCGCCCTGGCCGCCAGTAAAGTCGTTCTGCCCGTGCTCTTTGAGTTCTCTGGGGAAGAAGCCCAGATGCCGGGTCCTCTGACAGGCCAGCCCCCATGGACCATCCCCGCCCCCGATACGACTTCAGATCTTGCGTCCCTGTTGGGGGCTCTGCGTCATCCCCTTGCCACCATGGCCTATCCACTTCCCCGGGCGAGCGCGATTGTTCCACCTTTCCGGCCCCTGTCCAACGCCGCCACGGCGCTGGGCCATCTGCTTCTGCTGCCCGATGAAGACGGCGCGGTCAGAAGAGTGCCACTTTTTGTCGCTGTCGGTGACCGTTTTGTCCCCTCGCTGCCATTGAGCCTGGCTGCCGTATCCCTGGGAGTCCCTCCTTCAACATGGAAAATGGTGGATGATCGCCGGGATTTCTTTGGCCTTGAGCTAAAGTCAGTGCGCGTTTCCACGGATCACGGTTTCCGCCTCCTGCTTCCTTCGGCTTCCCCTGGTGAGACGATGCCTGTCTTCTCTGCCGCGCGTCTCCTGGCCGGAGAGGTTCCTGCAGCAGCTTTGCACGGGAAGACGGTTCTCATTGGACTTTCGGCCCCTGATCAAGCTTCTTATCTGCCTGGGCCCGGCAGTGGTTCATTGCCAGCCGTTCTCGTTGGTGCCCAGGCGGTGGCGACGATTCTGTCCGGTGCGACCGTGGTTGTCCCTCCTTGGGGCTGGGTGCTGGAGGTGGCGGTTCTCCTCTATTTCGGGTTCTTTCTGCTTCTGGTGCTGCCCCGTGTCAGTCTGCGCGTAGGAGCCATGATTCTGACGATTTTCCTGGCAACCTGGTACGGGCTGAGTATCGCTCTTATGGTGTCCCTCGGTTATTGGGTCTCGCCACTTTCCGCGACCTGTTTTGCCGTGGCCGGGTTTATGCTCCTGGGTTTTTCCCGTTGGTTTGCTGCTGCCCGGGAGCGCAGCGAGAAGGCGATTACCAACAAGCTGCAGGGAGTGACTTTGCAGGGGCAGGGCATGCTCGATCTGGCACAGGAAAAATTCATGGCCTGTCCCCCCCATGATGCTTCCGTGCGGGAACTGCTCTATAGCCTTGGTCTTGATTTCGAGCGCAAGAGAATGTTTCACAAAGCCGTAGCGGTTTATGAACATATCGCGCGCCATGGCAAATTCAGGGACGTTTCCGCCCGCCTGGAAAAGCTGCGCAAGGGGGCGAATCCCGTCTCTTTCGGTACCAACGGCAGACATGAGTCAACGCTGGTACTTGATCCGGGCGCCATAACGCCGACTTTGGGTCGCTACGAAGTTTTGAGGGAGCTCGGACAGGGAGCCATGGGCACTGTCTATCTGGGTCGTGATCCCAGAATAAACCGGGAAGTGGCCATCAAGACCCTCAGTTACGCAGCCATCGAACCGGAGAAGCTTGCAGAGGTCAAGGAACGTTTTTTTCGCGAGGCGGAAGCAGCCGGTCGTCTCAATCATCCCAATATTGTCACCATATACGATGTGGGTGAAGACCATGATATGGCCTACATGGCCATGGAATTGCTGGAGGGAGGGGATTTAAGCCGGCACTGTCAGAAAGGCCGTCTACTTCCGCCGGCTGAAGTGCTGCGTATTGTCTCCAAGGTCGCTGGCGCTCTTGAATATGCCCATGAGCATGAAGTCGTCCACCGTGACATCAAGCCCGGCAATATCATGCTCACGTCCAGCGGCCAGGTCAAGGTCACCGATTTCGGCATAGCCCGGCTGGTGCCGACCTCGCGGACGCAGACGGGAGTCATTCTCGGCACGCCCAGTTACATGTCGCCCGAGCAGGTGGCGGGCAAGAAGGTCGATGGCCGCTCCGATCTCTTTTCGCTGGGGGTTGTTTTTTATGAACTGCTCAGCGGTGAAAAACCTTTTGAGGGAGACAGTCTTGGCGCCCTCATGTTCACCATTGCCAACGGCTCCTATACTCCTCTGCGGGAAATCGCTCCCGACGTGCCGGATTGCTGCCTGCCGGTGGTCGAGAAACTTCTCACCAAAGCCCAGACCCGGCGTTATGCCAACGCCGGTCAGGTTTTAAAGCACCTGCAGGCCTGCCTGCAGGAGATAGGATGA